A single Candidatus Thermoplasmatota archaeon DNA region contains:
- a CDS encoding sporulation protein gives MGFLDKMKSVGSAMTGGAAKVSIEYPHQTMKAGDSVPIKVTVMSMGKEVKSGGVFVDIHAEESGKVKCKHCGQMTEVHNETVKQSIPVGPAFVLQPSETKVFDMTIQVPSGQPSYNGQVSHQWKIRGRLDAFGNDPDSGYQNLEIR, from the coding sequence GTGGGCTTTCTAGATAAGATGAAATCCGTGGGATCCGCCATGACCGGCGGCGCAGCCAAGGTGAGCATCGAATACCCGCATCAGACTATGAAGGCGGGAGACTCGGTTCCTATCAAAGTGACCGTGATGTCCATGGGAAAAGAGGTCAAGTCCGGCGGAGTCTTCGTGGACATCCACGCGGAGGAGAGCGGGAAGGTCAAGTGCAAGCACTGCGGACAGATGACAGAGGTCCACAACGAGACTGTGAAGCAGTCCATTCCAGTGGGTCCTGCGTTCGTTCTGCAGCCGAGCGAGACAAAAGTATTCGACATGACGATCCAGGTGCCTTCTGGACAGCCTAGCTACAACGGCCAGGTCAGCCACCAATGGAAGATCAGGGGAAGGCTCGACGCCTTCGGAAACGACCCTGACTCGGGATACCAGAACCTTGAGATAAGGTAG
- a CDS encoding acyl-CoA thioesterase: MKREKRKVSQSKTAVARVMMPQDANIAGNVFGGTILKMVDEAAYVAATKHSRSNIVTASVDKMDFLSPVHIGDLVTLRANVNAVWRSSMEIGVRVEAEDPRTGEIRHTGSSYLTVVALGPDGKPTTAPELVLETENDRRRNREAMRRRARRLEEKAVESFRSRKRP, translated from the coding sequence ATGAAGCGAGAGAAGCGGAAGGTATCACAATCGAAGACGGCCGTTGCCCGGGTCATGATGCCACAGGATGCGAACATCGCTGGCAATGTCTTCGGGGGCACGATCCTAAAGATGGTCGACGAAGCTGCTTACGTTGCCGCAACGAAGCATTCGCGCAGCAACATCGTGACCGCCTCCGTGGACAAGATGGACTTTCTGTCTCCCGTCCATATTGGAGATCTGGTGACCCTCAGGGCCAACGTGAACGCCGTTTGGCGGTCGTCGATGGAGATAGGTGTTAGGGTCGAGGCCGAGGACCCTAGGACAGGCGAGATCAGGCATACGGGATCATCCTACCTGACGGTCGTAGCTTTGGGACCCGATGGGAAGCCCACGACCGCCCCTGAGCTGGTGCTGGAGACCGAGAACGACCGGAGGCGGAACAGGGAAGCCATGCGAAGGAGGGCACGAAGGCTGGAGGAGAAGGCCGTCGAGAGTTTCAGGTCGAGGAAGCGCCCCTGA
- a CDS encoding transcriptional regulator, giving the protein MPEGLSTYAEKVYNAMKNAGLDGEEKMANAERIVGLTKAPKNFVLRALDELQSKGLVKRKAREKAAGYYLLQKQ; this is encoded by the coding sequence ATGCCCGAAGGACTATCGACGTACGCGGAGAAGGTCTACAACGCGATGAAGAACGCGGGACTAGACGGCGAAGAGAAGATGGCCAACGCCGAGAGGATCGTGGGCCTCACGAAGGCCCCCAAGAACTTCGTGCTCAGAGCTCTGGATGAGCTTCAGTCCAAGGGTTTAGTGAAACGTAAGGCGAGAGAGAAGGCGGCGGGCTACTACCTCCTGCAGAAGCAGTGA
- a CDS encoding tryptophan--tRNA ligase — translation MPEEFTVTPYKVTGEIDYDVLTEKFGTKRIDEQLRARLAKYGPLHPMLRRQIFYSHRDMEWLLDEYDKGNRFSLYTGRGPSGPIHLGHLMPWAFTKYLQDTFKVKLWFQLTDDEKFMFYDHLTLDECKKWGYENALDIIALGFDPKLTNIFLDTEYIKTMYPMAIKAAKKINFSTIRAVFGFDNSNNIGSIFFTSIQTVPCFLESMEQKKKVPCLIPCGIDQDPHFRITRDIAEGLGYYKPALIHAKLMPSLAGSDKMSTSTKTDTTIFTTDSQKVVKKKIGNAFTGGRVSIEEQKRLGGDPDICSVHAYNTYFFEPDDKKLAKLYDDCRAGKIMCGECKLQLFEKVWKFLDEHQKRREKAKDVIEDFFVRD, via the coding sequence ATGCCGGAAGAGTTCACTGTAACGCCTTACAAGGTAACTGGCGAGATCGACTACGACGTCCTCACAGAGAAGTTCGGGACCAAGAGGATCGACGAGCAACTGCGCGCTAGATTAGCAAAATACGGTCCGCTGCACCCGATGCTCAGGCGGCAGATCTTCTACTCGCACAGAGACATGGAGTGGCTCCTCGACGAATACGACAAGGGCAACAGATTCTCGCTTTACACGGGCAGAGGGCCTTCGGGCCCCATACACTTGGGCCATCTTATGCCCTGGGCGTTCACCAAGTACCTTCAGGACACCTTCAAGGTGAAGCTCTGGTTCCAGCTCACGGACGATGAGAAGTTCATGTTCTATGACCATCTCACGCTGGACGAGTGCAAGAAATGGGGGTACGAGAACGCCCTCGACATCATCGCTCTAGGTTTCGACCCCAAGCTGACGAACATATTCCTCGACACTGAATACATCAAGACCATGTACCCGATGGCGATCAAAGCGGCAAAGAAGATCAACTTCTCCACCATTCGCGCCGTGTTCGGGTTCGATAACTCGAACAACATCGGCAGCATATTCTTCACGAGCATCCAGACGGTCCCGTGCTTCCTCGAATCGATGGAGCAGAAGAAGAAGGTCCCGTGCCTCATCCCGTGTGGCATAGACCAGGACCCGCACTTCAGGATCACAAGGGACATCGCCGAGGGATTGGGCTACTACAAGCCAGCGCTCATCCACGCCAAGCTGATGCCCTCTCTTGCAGGCTCGGATAAGATGTCCACATCGACCAAGACCGACACCACGATCTTCACGACAGATTCCCAGAAGGTCGTCAAGAAGAAGATCGGGAACGCGTTCACAGGCGGCCGGGTTTCCATCGAGGAGCAGAAGAGGCTAGGCGGGGACCCAGACATCTGCTCCGTGCATGCATACAACACCTACTTCTTCGAGCCCGACGACAAGAAGCTCGCCAAGCTCTACGATGATTGCAGGGCCGGCAAGATCATGTGCGGCGAGTGCAAACTGCAGCTGTTCGAGAAGGTCTGGAAGTTCCTTGATGAGCACCAGAAGAGAAGAGAGAAGGCAAAGGATGTCATCGAGGATTTCTTCGTCAGGGATTGA
- the tsaA gene encoding tRNA (N6-threonylcarbamoyladenosine(37)-N6)-methyltransferase TrmO, whose protein sequence is MSDLKLKPIAVVRNGIRETPDDWDKVQSRLILDKRYSEGLFKLGHFKHIWVIFGFHKMRMTELRVHPRHDPEIPFVGVFASRSPTRPNKLGLTLVKLVSVKGGVVTVKGLDAFDGSPVFDIKPYEEEIDY, encoded by the coding sequence TTGAGTGACTTGAAGCTTAAGCCGATAGCTGTTGTCAGGAACGGGATAAGGGAAACGCCCGATGACTGGGACAAGGTCCAGTCGAGGCTGATTCTCGATAAGAGGTATTCCGAGGGACTATTCAAGCTAGGCCATTTCAAGCACATCTGGGTGATATTCGGGTTCCACAAAATGCGCATGACCGAACTCAGAGTTCATCCGAGACACGATCCTGAGATCCCGTTTGTAGGAGTGTTCGCTTCCCGGTCCCCAACCAGGCCGAACAAGCTAGGGCTCACTCTGGTGAAACTAGTCAGCGTGAAAGGCGGAGTCGTCACCGTCAAGGGCTTGGACGCATTCGACGGGAGCCCTGTTTTCGACATCAAGCCCTACGAGGAAGAGATAGACTATTGA
- a CDS encoding phenylalanine--tRNA ligase subunit alpha, with the protein MSEKDIVEQLSFFEKKVLKALNGLKSASPEDIRTMSGLGQTVEVMNASSWLQAKGLVSIDEIISKSYSLRNKDVASKPLPERVALEFLAKEHNGKGSMADLKKSGKLKDEEISIALGWIRKKGWGEVSKHGSDTIITLTDKGKDSLHTKGEDELLIERLAKGDVHDTDAKKEVLDSLRQRKDIINEKHSATKKITLTDQGAKIAAMDFHIREEVAQITPDLIQSGKWREVEVRKYDVKAFAPMVYGGRKHPLTLQLEKVRSIFLNMGFTEIKGDYVESAFWNMDVLFTAQDHPVRELQDTFYLKNPERTDLSSDAELVERVKQIHENGGTTGSTGWRYKWSRHEAEKLLLRTHTTVNTARYISKNPNPPFKVFSIGRVFRNEALDSTHLPEFTQIEGIVCEKGANFDMLCGLLKEFYRRMGQPKIRIRPGYFPYTEPSLEVDIWWNGQWMELGGAGIFRPEVTEPLGVKDPVLAWGLGFERLAMLLWGLKDIRDIYISDVDWLKSMPQV; encoded by the coding sequence ATGTCAGAGAAAGACATCGTCGAGCAGCTCAGCTTCTTCGAGAAGAAGGTCCTGAAGGCCCTGAACGGACTCAAGAGTGCGAGCCCTGAGGACATCCGGACGATGAGCGGCCTGGGCCAGACCGTGGAGGTAATGAACGCCTCCTCGTGGCTGCAGGCGAAGGGATTGGTCAGCATCGACGAGATCATCAGTAAGAGCTACTCGCTCAGGAACAAGGATGTGGCCTCGAAGCCGCTCCCGGAGCGGGTCGCGCTCGAGTTCCTGGCAAAGGAACACAACGGGAAGGGCTCCATGGCGGACCTGAAGAAGAGCGGGAAGCTCAAGGACGAGGAAATATCCATCGCCCTAGGCTGGATCAGGAAGAAGGGCTGGGGAGAGGTCTCGAAGCACGGTTCCGACACGATCATAACGCTCACCGACAAGGGCAAGGACTCGCTCCATACAAAGGGAGAGGACGAGCTTCTGATCGAGAGGCTCGCAAAGGGAGACGTCCACGACACCGACGCCAAGAAGGAGGTCCTCGACTCGCTAAGGCAACGCAAGGACATCATCAACGAGAAGCATTCGGCCACGAAGAAGATAACACTGACAGACCAGGGAGCAAAGATTGCGGCAATGGACTTCCACATCAGGGAGGAGGTGGCGCAGATCACCCCCGATCTCATCCAGTCCGGGAAATGGCGCGAGGTCGAAGTGAGGAAGTACGATGTGAAGGCCTTCGCGCCGATGGTCTACGGCGGAAGGAAGCATCCGCTCACTCTGCAGCTCGAGAAGGTCCGATCGATCTTCCTCAACATGGGCTTCACGGAAATCAAGGGGGACTATGTCGAGAGCGCGTTCTGGAACATGGATGTGCTCTTCACGGCCCAGGACCACCCGGTCAGGGAGCTCCAGGACACTTTCTACCTCAAGAACCCTGAGAGGACGGACCTGTCAAGTGACGCGGAGCTGGTGGAAAGGGTGAAGCAGATCCACGAGAATGGAGGGACCACCGGCTCCACTGGCTGGAGATACAAGTGGAGCAGGCACGAGGCGGAGAAACTACTTCTCAGGACCCACACGACCGTGAACACAGCGAGGTACATCTCAAAGAACCCGAACCCGCCATTCAAGGTTTTCAGCATAGGCAGGGTGTTCAGAAATGAGGCACTCGACTCCACCCACCTGCCTGAGTTCACGCAGATCGAGGGGATCGTATGCGAGAAGGGCGCGAACTTCGACATGCTGTGCGGGTTGCTCAAGGAGTTCTACAGACGCATGGGCCAGCCGAAGATAAGGATCAGACCAGGGTACTTCCCGTACACCGAGCCCTCTCTCGAGGTGGACATCTGGTGGAATGGCCAGTGGATGGAACTCGGAGGCGCTGGCATATTCAGGCCGGAGGTCACAGAGCCTCTGGGCGTGAAGGATCCGGTGCTCGCATGGGGCTTGGGCTTCGAGAGGCTCGCGATGCTGCTCTGGGGGCTCAAGGACATCAGGGACATCTACATCTCGGATGTCGACTGGCTCAAGAGCATGCCGCAGGTCTGA
- a CDS encoding PKD domain-containing protein: MFIGGMVIVGRTIVALLATTAVLGIVLTSVPHSSAASTPMVGGNHWDVKMEGGSFYFGSLLCGTVLKAYSYANDTTRPIAIAGQDRTAKVGHEITFDATASTDNIGIVNYTWSFVAGPMTGTLHRLYGPVVHFKFEDAREYKVMLSVTDAAGNVGYDEMVVTAEKTGGIISVFGDDSILLAFGVVLVLVAVLVIDGLVRRRRKIGSPPTARQKPPSPKA, from the coding sequence TTGTTCATAGGGGGAATGGTGATAGTCGGAAGAACCATCGTGGCACTCCTCGCAACGACGGCGGTTCTTGGGATCGTGTTGACCTCGGTTCCGCATTCATCAGCCGCCAGCACTCCCATGGTGGGCGGCAATCACTGGGACGTGAAGATGGAGGGCGGGAGTTTCTACTTCGGGTCCCTCTTATGTGGTACAGTACTGAAGGCCTACTCCTATGCGAACGACACCACGAGACCAATTGCGATAGCAGGTCAGGACAGAACGGCGAAGGTCGGTCACGAGATCACGTTCGATGCTACGGCCTCCACCGACAACATCGGCATCGTGAACTACACCTGGAGCTTCGTCGCCGGACCAATGACGGGGACTTTGCACAGGCTATACGGTCCGGTAGTCCATTTCAAGTTCGAAGATGCCCGGGAGTACAAGGTAATGCTGTCAGTCACGGACGCGGCCGGGAATGTCGGCTACGATGAGATGGTGGTCACAGCTGAAAAGACGGGCGGCATAATATCGGTCTTCGGCGATGACAGCATCCTTCTAGCCTTTGGTGTGGTGCTTGTGCTAGTTGCCGTGCTCGTCATAGACGGACTGGTTCGAAGAAGGCGCAAGATCGGCTCTCCGCCAACGGCTCGGCAGAAACCCCCATCACCGAAGGCATGA
- a CDS encoding tetratricopeptide repeat protein encodes MAGELTVSERILYHLNNYIKYEDKFEAPFDVTQDGISQACVISRAHAAIELKKMKAAEIVDERLAHVKKGKARRKVYFLTFEGKSNAADVLQYVKDNSIAPMVDATKVSPETSSRAKTVKRSSPLPTVTTFYGRGKELGAFDKALALPSMKVLSVRGIAGIGKTTLVARAVSSMGGQRVFWHTVKPWDAQRNLADALGKFFAENGSRKLAAYLATGRFELGELSYLLNEELSENGYMFVFDDSDASESLQEFLRMFKHSSGSAKIIVTSESEPKFYEHSDKVARKEVVEIELGGLDKTAALELLKSRGIEGSVADELARVTHGHPLSLEMVTESSPTEAKYQVSRFFEEKFYSCLSETEKSLLQLSSVFQKPIPADAIPRDLRQVRKGSMLREVAPGKFEIHASLRDFVYSSMTKEERAKWHSAASDYYLKADDAQERLFHLIRANRTLEAEMMMSRLSDDLLGDGNVLRLWETISFFEPTKPKYAQAVTLAKARTASLIGEYDSAWALLEKVANDGEPRHKAEALVEMGKIRSKKGDLKGASRLLSDALEQAKDLPGVRAKALRGLGVVESKLGNYSKAQQLLERSARDAMSVMDSKGMLLAHMELGNVFIGRGMYEQAIDHFSKCAAGFGPVDLTNVYVNMGIASASLGRTDEARLHLENAVRLADETGQPRSKAYALTSLAEVLVKSGQVEQAKEHCFAALDIVTELNDKLGISAAYANLGMAENASGNLQASEEYYSESISALDGMDVPRSMGLRKMEFGLMLEEANENDRAVKLLEESRRLFESIDAKDMLSRVESDLGRIAGQRS; translated from the coding sequence TTGGCCGGTGAACTGACTGTCTCGGAACGGATTCTTTACCATCTGAACAACTACATCAAGTACGAGGACAAGTTCGAGGCCCCGTTCGATGTCACTCAGGACGGGATATCCCAGGCATGTGTGATATCCCGCGCCCATGCCGCCATCGAGCTCAAGAAGATGAAGGCCGCCGAGATTGTTGACGAACGGTTGGCACATGTCAAGAAGGGCAAGGCCAGGCGCAAGGTCTACTTCCTGACCTTCGAGGGCAAGTCGAATGCCGCGGATGTCCTCCAATACGTGAAGGACAACAGCATCGCGCCAATGGTAGATGCGACCAAGGTTTCTCCTGAGACGTCCTCCAGGGCCAAAACCGTCAAGCGCTCGTCCCCGTTGCCGACGGTTACGACATTCTACGGCCGTGGGAAAGAGCTTGGAGCATTCGACAAGGCCCTTGCTCTTCCATCGATGAAGGTTCTGTCCGTCAGAGGCATCGCAGGAATAGGCAAGACAACGCTAGTGGCGAGAGCTGTCTCAAGCATGGGTGGTCAGAGGGTGTTCTGGCACACCGTCAAGCCATGGGACGCGCAGAGGAACTTGGCGGACGCCCTCGGGAAGTTCTTTGCGGAGAACGGGAGCAGGAAGCTGGCAGCATACCTCGCTACTGGGAGATTCGAGCTTGGAGAGCTTAGCTACCTCCTGAACGAGGAGCTCTCGGAGAACGGATATATGTTCGTCTTCGACGATTCGGACGCGTCAGAATCCCTCCAGGAATTCCTAAGGATGTTCAAGCATAGCAGCGGCTCAGCGAAGATCATTGTCACGTCTGAATCAGAGCCGAAGTTCTACGAACATTCTGACAAGGTTGCTAGGAAGGAGGTCGTAGAGATAGAGCTCGGAGGCCTCGACAAGACCGCGGCCCTCGAGCTGCTGAAGTCCAGGGGGATCGAGGGATCAGTAGCTGACGAACTGGCCAGGGTGACACATGGACATCCCCTCTCGCTCGAGATGGTCACAGAGTCGAGCCCGACGGAGGCGAAGTATCAGGTCTCCCGTTTCTTCGAGGAGAAGTTCTACTCATGCTTATCCGAAACGGAGAAATCCCTCCTCCAGCTCTCATCGGTCTTTCAGAAGCCAATCCCGGCAGATGCGATACCGAGGGATCTCCGACAGGTCAGGAAAGGGTCGATGCTAAGAGAAGTTGCTCCTGGCAAGTTCGAGATCCACGCATCCCTCAGGGACTTCGTCTACAGCTCCATGACGAAGGAAGAGAGAGCCAAATGGCACAGCGCCGCATCAGACTACTACCTCAAGGCGGACGACGCGCAGGAGCGTCTGTTCCATTTGATCAGGGCGAACAGGACGCTTGAGGCTGAGATGATGATGTCCCGGCTGAGCGATGATCTCCTGGGGGACGGCAATGTCCTGAGGCTGTGGGAGACGATATCCTTCTTCGAACCGACGAAGCCGAAATACGCGCAGGCCGTGACTCTGGCAAAGGCGAGGACCGCCAGCCTCATAGGCGAGTACGATTCTGCGTGGGCGTTGCTCGAGAAGGTCGCCAACGACGGAGAGCCCAGGCACAAGGCAGAGGCCCTTGTCGAGATGGGCAAGATCAGGAGCAAGAAGGGCGACCTGAAGGGCGCCTCGAGGCTCCTCTCTGACGCGCTCGAGCAGGCGAAGGATCTTCCAGGCGTCCGGGCCAAGGCACTTCGTGGCCTCGGCGTCGTGGAGAGTAAGCTGGGGAACTACTCGAAGGCGCAGCAGCTTCTGGAGAGGAGCGCGAGGGACGCGATGTCGGTCATGGACTCCAAGGGCATGCTATTGGCGCACATGGAGCTCGGAAACGTGTTCATCGGCCGTGGGATGTACGAGCAGGCGATAGACCACTTCTCGAAGTGCGCAGCGGGATTCGGGCCTGTCGATCTGACGAACGTATACGTCAACATGGGCATCGCCAGCGCGTCCTTGGGCAGGACGGACGAGGCGAGGCTGCATCTCGAGAACGCCGTCAGGTTGGCTGACGAGACGGGTCAGCCAAGATCCAAGGCCTATGCGCTAACCTCATTAGCCGAAGTACTTGTCAAGTCAGGTCAGGTGGAGCAAGCGAAGGAACACTGTTTCGCAGCGCTCGACATTGTGACGGAGCTGAACGACAAGCTCGGGATATCCGCTGCTTATGCCAACCTCGGGATGGCTGAGAATGCCTCAGGGAATCTGCAGGCAAGCGAGGAGTACTACTCCGAGAGCATATCAGCCTTGGATGGCATGGATGTGCCTAGGAGCATGGGCCTCAGGAAGATGGAATTCGGGCTGATGCTCGAGGAAGCCAATGAGAACGATCGCGCAGTCAAGCTGCTCGAGGAGTCTAGGCGGCTTTTCGAAAGCATCGATGCAAAAGACATGCTATCCAGAGTCGAGTCGGACCTGGGCAGGATTGCCGGACAGAGATCCTGA